The following proteins come from a genomic window of Streptococcus oralis:
- a CDS encoding SLOG family protein gives MTTALISGYSAFDLGLFNDKDIRVDIIKTAIRRDLERLAEEGVTWLVFTGSLGFEYWVLQVAKDMKIDYGFQLATIFDFETHGSNWNEANQVKLSEFKQVDFVKYAYPRYEHKGQLRDYQKFLLENTDICYLFYDEENKTKLQYFYQMMKNQADYVTRQLTFDELNELAENFSEK, from the coding sequence ATGACAACAGCCTTGATTTCAGGTTATTCTGCCTTCGACCTTGGTCTCTTTAATGACAAGGATATTCGCGTTGATATTATCAAAACAGCTATTCGGAGAGACCTGGAGCGTCTAGCGGAGGAAGGGGTGACCTGGCTTGTCTTTACTGGGTCTCTGGGCTTTGAGTACTGGGTACTTCAGGTGGCAAAAGACATGAAAATAGACTATGGATTTCAGCTGGCGACCATTTTTGATTTTGAAACCCATGGCAGTAACTGGAATGAAGCCAATCAAGTGAAGTTGAGCGAATTCAAGCAAGTTGATTTTGTCAAATATGCCTATCCACGATATGAGCACAAGGGACAATTACGCGATTATCAGAAATTTTTACTGGAGAACACAGATATTTGCTATCTTTTTTATGATGAAGAAAACAAAACTAAGTTACAATATTTTTACCAAATGATGAAAAATCAAGCGGACTATGTTACAAGGCAATTAACATTTGATGAGTTAAATGAACTAGCAGAAAATTTTTCTGAAAAGTAA
- the recU gene encoding Holliday junction resolvase RecU, whose amino-acid sequence MVNYPHKISSLKRQAPLSQTKNFANRGMSFEKMINATNDYYLSHGLAVIHKKPTPIQIVRVDYPQRSRAKIVEAYFRQASTTDYSGVYDGYYIDFEAKETRQKHAIPMKNFHLHQIQHMEQVLAQQGICFVLLHFASQQETYLLPAVDLIRFYHQDKGQKSMPLGYIRENGYKIEPGAFPQIPYLDIIKEHLLGGKTR is encoded by the coding sequence ATGGTCAACTATCCACATAAAATTTCATCACTGAAGAGACAAGCGCCCCTTTCACAAACTAAAAATTTCGCAAATCGGGGAATGTCTTTTGAAAAGATGATCAATGCTACGAACGACTACTATTTGTCGCATGGGTTAGCGGTTATCCATAAGAAACCGACTCCCATCCAAATCGTACGTGTCGACTATCCCCAACGAAGTCGAGCCAAGATCGTTGAAGCCTACTTCAGACAGGCCTCAACTACTGACTATTCAGGGGTTTATGATGGATACTACATCGACTTTGAAGCAAAGGAAACGAGGCAAAAACATGCGATTCCGATGAAGAATTTCCATCTCCATCAGATCCAACACATGGAACAAGTCCTTGCCCAGCAAGGAATCTGCTTTGTCCTTCTTCACTTTGCTTCTCAGCAAGAAACTTATTTATTGCCGGCTGTTGACCTGATTCGTTTCTATCATCAAGATAAGGGACAGAAGTCAATGCCACTTGGATATATTAGAGAAAATGGATATAAGATTGAGCCTGGTGCCTTTCCCCAGATTCCCTATCTCGATATTATCAAAGAACATTTACTAGGTGGTAAAACAAGATGA
- the gpsB gene encoding cell division regulator GpsB, whose translation MASIIFSAKDIFEQEFGREVRGYSKAEVDEFLDDVIKDYETYAALVKSLRQEISDLKEELSRKPQAAPTQPDSIDVTASTSMTNFDILKRLNRLEKEVFGKQILDNQD comes from the coding sequence ATGGCAAGTATTATATTTTCAGCGAAAGATATTTTTGAACAAGAGTTTGGACGCGAAGTACGTGGATATAGCAAAGCAGAGGTGGATGAGTTCCTAGATGATGTGATTAAGGATTATGAGACTTATGCGGCTTTGGTTAAATCCCTTCGTCAAGAAATTTCCGATTTGAAGGAGGAGTTGTCTCGTAAACCACAGGCGGCTCCAACTCAACCAGACTCTATTGACGTAACAGCTTCTACTTCAATGACAAACTTTGATATTTTGAAACGCTTAAATCGCCTTGAAAAAGAAGTATTTGGTAAGCAAATCTTAGACAATCAAGATTGA